One window of the Halobacteriovorax sp. JY17 genome contains the following:
- the ftsW gene encoding putative lipid II flippase FtsW has protein sequence MNIDLSRIDKLSKYLKFSLGTLIVIGVIMVYSASYMYAKEKFGNSGYFFIKQLMFVAFSLGIAFVVSKTKYKFWLKFALHINYAACFLLTLTFIPGFKTVVKGANRWLRVGGFTLQPGEFVKYTIILVSIVFFEKFQEFDRNKKINYSVCMGLPFVLLILQPDFGTFSICFFAMSFVCFLSSFPRKYFYSAFVVGLVMGGAVLISAPYRVKRLMAFLNPWENAQGSGFQIIQSWIGFANGGFFGTGPGNSIEKLFYLPEAHNDFIFSVIGEEFGFVGVTALALLFISIIFFGFSLAMKVKLREGSLLMASVIFVVGIQSALNMGVVLGLLPTKGLNLPFISYGGSSLMSNLFGIGLFFAVLRSYREHTGGVASSAGTNSHSTNTSSFQNLRNQA, from the coding sequence ATGAACATTGACTTGTCACGGATAGATAAGCTTTCCAAATATTTAAAATTCTCACTTGGTACACTAATTGTTATTGGTGTGATCATGGTCTACTCGGCAAGTTATATGTACGCCAAAGAGAAATTTGGTAACTCAGGTTATTTCTTTATAAAACAATTAATGTTTGTTGCGTTCTCTTTAGGAATTGCTTTTGTTGTTTCAAAAACAAAGTATAAATTCTGGCTAAAGTTTGCCTTACATATAAATTATGCAGCCTGTTTCTTGCTAACATTAACATTTATTCCAGGTTTTAAAACAGTCGTAAAGGGAGCGAATAGATGGCTTCGTGTTGGTGGTTTTACTTTACAGCCTGGTGAATTTGTAAAGTATACAATTATTCTGGTTTCAATTGTGTTCTTTGAAAAATTTCAAGAATTCGATAGAAATAAAAAGATAAATTATAGCGTTTGTATGGGACTTCCCTTTGTTCTTCTCATTTTACAACCAGACTTTGGGACATTCTCAATTTGTTTCTTCGCTATGAGCTTTGTGTGTTTCTTATCTTCTTTCCCTCGTAAATACTTCTATTCAGCCTTTGTTGTAGGTCTTGTTATGGGAGGAGCTGTACTTATCTCTGCCCCATATAGAGTAAAGAGGTTGATGGCCTTTTTAAATCCTTGGGAGAATGCTCAGGGGTCTGGGTTTCAGATTATTCAATCTTGGATTGGTTTTGCAAATGGTGGGTTCTTTGGAACAGGTCCAGGTAATAGTATTGAGAAATTATTCTACTTACCAGAAGCGCACAACGATTTTATTTTTTCAGTTATAGGTGAAGAATTTGGTTTTGTTGGGGTTACAGCACTGGCACTACTTTTTATAAGTATTATCTTCTTTGGTTTTTCTCTCGCAATGAAAGTTAAGTTAAGAGAAGGATCTCTTCTCATGGCCTCTGTAATATTTGTAGTAGGAATTCAAAGTGCTCTAAATATGGGAGTTGTTCTTGGTCTTCTACCAACAAAGGGATTAAATCTTCCATTTATTAGTTATGGTGGCTCGTCTTTGATGAGTAATCTCTTTGGTATAGGTCTATTTTTTGCTGTGTTGCGTTCTTACCGTGAACATACTGGAGGAGTAGCTTCTAGTGCAGGTACAAATTCACATTCAACAAACACATCTAGTTTTCAAAACCTAAGAAATCAGGCATGA
- the murC gene encoding UDP-N-acetylmuramate--L-alanine ligase, with protein MFNPLKDIKVHFIGIGGIGMSGIAEVLLSLGYKVSGSDISESATVAKLRGLGAEVFIGHKSENVTDATVMVYSSAIDDTNPEVITAKAKRLPIMRRAEMLAELMRLKKGLAIAGTHGKTTTTSFLATILQESKYDPTYIIGGIVKNLDGHAKVGKGEFLVAEADESDGSFLLLNPIMSVVTNIDNDHMDHYGDEATLLESFTEFINKVPFYGLTALNAHDERLMALTKDVKKPWVTFGVEIKADFEARNICYDGNFATYDLFYDGKKQIEIKITIPGKHNILNSLGAIALAYNMGVPFKDIASSIIKFDGVGRRFQTLLKEDNFEIIDDYAHHPTEIDVTLKAMKETRPDKKIVVVFEPHRYSRTRDCWDSFLHCFNSADTVYISPIYPASEKPITGIESDRLIADINKLHPELVQKLDSVENISSIIEKYRKENVTFVTLGAGSIGRIIREKTNN; from the coding sequence ATGTTTAATCCTTTAAAGGATATTAAAGTTCATTTTATTGGAATTGGTGGTATCGGCATGAGTGGAATTGCCGAGGTTCTCCTGTCTCTTGGCTATAAAGTTTCTGGTTCTGATATTTCTGAATCTGCAACTGTTGCAAAACTCAGAGGCTTAGGTGCTGAAGTTTTTATTGGTCATAAGTCTGAGAATGTAACAGATGCAACTGTGATGGTTTACTCATCTGCTATTGATGATACTAATCCAGAAGTAATAACGGCAAAAGCGAAACGCTTACCAATAATGAGAAGAGCTGAAATGCTAGCAGAGCTTATGAGGCTTAAGAAAGGTCTCGCAATTGCTGGAACTCATGGAAAAACAACGACAACAAGTTTTCTTGCAACAATTCTACAAGAAAGCAAATATGATCCAACGTATATCATAGGTGGAATTGTAAAAAATCTAGATGGACACGCTAAGGTTGGTAAAGGTGAATTCCTTGTGGCCGAAGCAGATGAATCGGATGGGTCTTTTCTCTTGTTAAACCCAATTATGTCTGTTGTCACAAATATCGATAACGATCACATGGATCACTACGGTGACGAAGCAACACTACTAGAATCTTTTACAGAGTTTATTAATAAAGTTCCATTCTATGGACTAACGGCTCTAAATGCCCATGACGAAAGGTTAATGGCACTTACAAAAGATGTTAAGAAGCCTTGGGTAACTTTTGGTGTTGAAATAAAGGCCGACTTTGAAGCGAGAAATATTTGTTATGACGGAAACTTTGCAACATATGATCTCTTCTATGACGGAAAAAAACAGATAGAAATAAAAATCACAATTCCAGGTAAACATAATATTTTAAATTCTCTAGGAGCAATTGCTCTCGCCTATAATATGGGAGTTCCGTTTAAAGATATTGCCAGTTCAATTATAAAATTTGATGGTGTAGGAAGAAGGTTTCAAACGCTTTTAAAAGAAGATAACTTTGAAATTATAGATGACTATGCCCACCACCCAACAGAGATAGATGTCACTTTGAAAGCGATGAAAGAAACAAGACCTGATAAGAAAATTGTCGTTGTTTTTGAGCCTCATAGATATAGTAGAACTAGAGACTGTTGGGATTCCTTCTTGCATTGTTTTAACTCAGCAGACACAGTTTATATCTCGCCTATATATCCAGCGAGTGAGAAACCAATTACTGGAATTGAAAGTGATCGTCTCATTGCAGATATTAATAAACTTCATCCAGAGTTGGTACAAAAGTTAGATTCTGTTGAGAACATAAGTTCTATAATTGAAAAGTATAGAAAAGAAAATGTAACTTTCGTCACTTTAGGTGCGGGATCAATTGGTCGAATTATTAGAGAGAAAACTAATAACTAA
- the murB gene encoding UDP-N-acetylmuramate dehydrogenase, producing the protein MNIEEKISNIDGAEYESNKDLTKFSTMRLKCRGDLITVRSVDALRSTLVALTRNSIKYRVLGMGANQLLSETSDIPYIKLALPFDKSYLQEVRDLYILPASVTLSVLSSHAVKNGLRGWESFTGIPATLGGAVFMNAGTNLGEIGPLIKRVFLIDKNGEERIVTMDEGSFSYRKQNFLNDGDFIYQIEMKHFGVDESVSKQIKEYLELRNRTQPLKEWTCGCVFKNNKNKRTCLAGKFIDIMGLKGLTYNGMRISPKHANFMENTDSSSHKDVVALINIIKDELLLQYGVEFETEVKL; encoded by the coding sequence ATGAATATTGAAGAGAAAATTTCTAATATTGATGGTGCTGAATACGAGTCTAATAAAGATCTGACAAAGTTTAGTACAATGAGGCTCAAGTGTAGAGGTGATCTCATTACTGTGAGAAGTGTTGATGCTCTTAGATCTACCCTAGTGGCATTGACTAGGAATTCGATAAAATATAGAGTTCTCGGAATGGGAGCAAATCAGCTTCTTTCTGAAACGAGTGACATTCCATATATTAAATTGGCGCTACCTTTTGATAAGTCTTATCTTCAAGAAGTTCGCGACCTTTATATACTTCCAGCATCAGTGACATTAAGTGTTCTTTCCTCTCATGCTGTTAAAAATGGCCTAAGAGGATGGGAGTCTTTTACAGGAATTCCTGCCACACTTGGTGGTGCTGTTTTTATGAATGCGGGAACAAACCTAGGTGAAATTGGTCCTTTAATCAAAAGAGTTTTTCTTATTGATAAGAATGGCGAAGAGAGAATTGTCACTATGGATGAGGGGTCATTTAGCTATAGAAAGCAAAATTTTTTAAATGACGGAGATTTTATTTATCAGATTGAAATGAAGCACTTTGGGGTAGATGAAAGTGTTTCTAAACAAATTAAAGAGTACTTAGAACTTCGAAACCGCACTCAGCCCCTTAAAGAGTGGACTTGCGGTTGTGTTTTTAAAAATAACAAAAATAAGAGAACTTGCCTGGCCGGAAAATTTATTGATATAATGGGTCTAAAGGGACTTACTTATAATGGAATGAGGATAAGTCCAAAGCATGCCAACTTTATGGAAAACACAGATTCTTCTTCTCATAAAGATGTCGTAGCTCTAATAAATATAATCAAGGATGAGCTTTTGCTTCAATACGGTGTAGAATTTGAAACAGAAGTAAAACTTTAG
- a CDS encoding cell division protein FtsQ/DivIB yields MIKSSTKLRFLLITPVILLLVFMVEEGVTSLGVDKRQEVKYRTSFGRCPSRAAGTLTLQLIKSFEKNKSLKDVKTKIVKDKLDEKHFISSYKIKYDPLKKYLHFTYECPEPLMKVQIYKEGGLESYEAILVDNGKLFDPTYEVLLRTEDKLNYDLPFLALPVGDMDEKIQKDITTLVAGMPLSFRKKLAEVIINDDKELTIILSLNNHPSSVFMGPDEWALKMTKLAKIVNYMELKKKIPAIINLTNSKKVVVKFNDKF; encoded by the coding sequence ATGATTAAGAGTTCAACTAAATTAAGATTTCTTCTCATCACTCCTGTAATACTACTGCTTGTGTTCATGGTTGAAGAAGGTGTTACGTCTTTAGGGGTTGATAAACGTCAAGAAGTTAAATATAGAACATCCTTTGGCCGTTGTCCTTCTAGAGCGGCGGGAACTTTAACTCTTCAATTAATAAAATCATTTGAAAAAAACAAATCTTTAAAAGATGTTAAAACTAAAATTGTTAAAGATAAGCTAGATGAAAAACATTTCATTTCTTCTTATAAAATTAAGTATGATCCTTTAAAGAAATACCTTCATTTTACCTATGAGTGTCCTGAGCCTTTGATGAAGGTTCAAATCTATAAAGAAGGTGGGCTTGAGTCATACGAAGCGATTCTTGTTGATAATGGAAAATTATTTGATCCAACTTATGAAGTTCTACTCAGAACAGAAGATAAATTAAATTACGATCTTCCTTTCTTGGCCCTCCCGGTTGGAGATATGGATGAGAAAATTCAAAAAGACATTACAACACTTGTTGCAGGCATGCCTCTTAGTTTTAGAAAAAAACTCGCAGAGGTCATTATCAATGATGATAAAGAGCTTACAATAATTCTTTCTCTAAATAATCATCCTTCAAGCGTTTTCATGGGACCTGACGAATGGGCCTTAAAAATGACTAAGTTGGCCAAGATAGTTAACTACATGGAATTAAAGAAGAAAATTCCTGCAATTATAAATCTTACAAATTCAAAAAAAGTTGTTGTCAAGTTTAACGACAAATTCTAA
- the ftsA gene encoding cell division protein FtsA: protein MNEKNIIVGLDVGTTKVCTIVGVQGPDSELEIIGIGTHPSHGLKKGSVVNIDKTVRSIHSSLEEAKLMAGVNISSATIGIAGSHIYSFNSSGVVAIKGKEITPADVDRVLEAAKAVVIPSDREVLHVIPQEFRVDNTNGIKDPVGMCGVRLEVHVHIVTGSIPLIQNLVKCVEQAGVIANRVTLQPIASSESVLSLEEREMGVILVDIGGGTTDIAIWKEGSLIHSQIIPVGGNHFTNDLAIALKIPHAEAERIKINHGCVLAEQLNQSAHITAQGLSGTKPREVQLSLIADVLGARAEELFQIIRNIIADKNLGNEITGGIVLTGGGALIKGVAELGEYIIERPTKIGYPAPFGGMTNIMQNPKFSTVLGLLIESNRKDQGVAVDNDNNNQMDLIGKFSDSLKSVFKEIF from the coding sequence ATGAACGAAAAAAATATCATAGTCGGCCTAGATGTTGGCACAACAAAAGTTTGCACCATTGTCGGTGTGCAAGGTCCTGATTCAGAATTAGAAATTATTGGAATTGGTACTCATCCTAGTCACGGGTTGAAGAAAGGCTCTGTCGTTAATATTGATAAGACAGTCCGCTCTATTCACAGTTCGCTTGAAGAAGCAAAGCTCATGGCCGGTGTAAATATCAGTAGCGCAACAATTGGAATTGCTGGAAGTCATATTTATAGCTTCAATAGTTCTGGTGTTGTTGCAATTAAGGGAAAAGAAATTACTCCCGCTGATGTTGATAGAGTACTAGAAGCGGCTAAGGCCGTAGTTATTCCTTCTGATAGAGAAGTTCTTCACGTTATTCCTCAAGAGTTTAGAGTTGATAATACTAATGGGATTAAAGATCCTGTTGGGATGTGTGGAGTTCGTCTTGAAGTTCACGTTCATATTGTTACTGGTTCTATTCCGCTTATTCAAAACTTAGTTAAGTGTGTTGAGCAAGCAGGAGTTATTGCCAATAGGGTAACACTTCAACCAATTGCTTCTTCAGAATCTGTTCTCTCTCTTGAAGAAAGAGAGATGGGGGTAATTCTAGTTGATATCGGTGGAGGAACAACTGATATCGCTATTTGGAAAGAGGGAAGTTTAATTCATTCTCAAATTATTCCTGTCGGTGGAAATCATTTTACAAATGACTTGGCAATTGCACTTAAGATTCCTCATGCGGAAGCAGAGAGAATTAAAATAAATCACGGATGTGTTTTAGCGGAGCAATTAAATCAGTCGGCCCATATTACAGCTCAAGGTTTAAGTGGAACCAAACCAAGAGAAGTTCAGTTGAGTTTAATAGCTGATGTTCTTGGAGCAAGAGCAGAAGAGTTATTTCAAATCATAAGAAATATTATTGCTGACAAGAATTTAGGTAATGAGATCACTGGTGGAATTGTTCTAACTGGTGGTGGAGCTCTTATTAAAGGTGTTGCAGAACTTGGTGAGTATATCATTGAGCGTCCAACTAAGATTGGATATCCAGCACCTTTTGGCGGAATGACAAATATAATGCAAAATCCAAAATTTTCTACTGTTCTCGGTCTTTTGATTGAGTCAAATAGAAAGGATCAGGGTGTTGCAGTTGATAATGATAATAACAATCAAATGGATTTGATTGGGAAATTTAGTGATTCCCTAAAGTCCGTTTTTAAAGAAATTTTTTAA
- the ftsZ gene encoding cell division protein FtsZ: MTEEKTIVTDGAKIRVVGVGGGGCNAVNTMIKAGLTGVEYIVANTDQQALNANLAPTKIQLGAEITKGLGAGANPEVGRKAAMDEYEKLSEILQDSDMVFITAGMGGGTGTGAAPVIAKLAKELGALTVGVVTKPFLFEGKKRFRQADAGIQVLEENVDSLITIPNQRLLYMAGESLSLVDTFKKADEVLLNAVRGISDLINTTGHINADFADVKTVMANKGLALMGTGLCSGPDRAIKAATEAISSPLLEDISINGATGIIINITGNASLTMHETNEAVTLIMEAADDDAEIIFGTVIDDTMEDNIKITVVATGLGGLEKVAALPQNRTEQMVEKLRPAQRPQETPNSWRQEEVAQVAREEVVAEVPRQTQEQSWTQPTQHVDTREFVKSTPVEEVQTWREEKSWNEEPTHRASEETQQGTLAQSIKDAAARYETTKVEQPQQAAQQRSHQEAASTNRAKSIAEKLGFINFDEDELDTPSFLRKDEGNSHKNAEY; the protein is encoded by the coding sequence ATGACAGAAGAAAAAACAATCGTAACTGATGGTGCAAAAATTAGAGTAGTTGGTGTTGGTGGCGGCGGATGTAACGCTGTTAATACAATGATTAAGGCCGGTCTTACTGGTGTTGAATACATTGTAGCAAATACTGATCAACAAGCATTAAATGCTAACTTAGCTCCAACAAAAATTCAGCTTGGTGCTGAAATTACTAAAGGTCTTGGAGCAGGTGCGAACCCAGAAGTAGGTCGCAAAGCTGCAATGGATGAGTACGAAAAACTAAGTGAGATTCTTCAAGACTCTGACATGGTTTTCATCACTGCTGGAATGGGTGGTGGAACAGGTACGGGAGCTGCTCCTGTAATTGCAAAATTAGCAAAAGAGCTAGGAGCGCTAACTGTTGGAGTTGTAACGAAGCCATTTCTCTTCGAAGGTAAGAAGAGATTTCGTCAAGCAGACGCAGGTATTCAAGTATTAGAAGAGAATGTAGATTCACTAATAACAATTCCTAATCAAAGACTTCTCTATATGGCAGGAGAGAGTCTATCTCTAGTAGATACTTTTAAGAAGGCCGATGAAGTTCTTTTGAATGCTGTTAGAGGTATTTCAGATCTAATCAATACAACAGGTCATATTAATGCTGACTTTGCCGACGTTAAAACAGTTATGGCAAACAAAGGTCTTGCACTAATGGGTACTGGGCTATGTTCAGGTCCAGATAGAGCGATCAAGGCAGCAACTGAAGCAATTAGTTCTCCTTTACTTGAAGACATCTCAATTAATGGTGCAACTGGAATTATTATCAACATTACTGGTAATGCTTCACTTACAATGCACGAAACAAATGAAGCGGTAACACTTATTATGGAAGCAGCTGATGATGATGCTGAAATCATTTTTGGTACAGTTATCGATGATACTATGGAAGATAATATCAAGATTACTGTTGTTGCAACAGGGCTTGGTGGTCTAGAAAAAGTCGCAGCACTTCCGCAGAATAGAACAGAACAAATGGTCGAAAAGTTAAGGCCAGCTCAAAGACCACAAGAGACACCAAATTCTTGGAGACAAGAAGAGGTAGCTCAAGTGGCGAGAGAAGAAGTTGTTGCAGAAGTTCCGAGACAAACTCAAGAACAAAGCTGGACACAACCCACTCAACATGTTGATACAAGAGAATTTGTAAAATCAACTCCTGTTGAAGAAGTGCAAACTTGGAGAGAGGAAAAATCTTGGAATGAAGAGCCTACACATAGAGCAAGTGAAGAAACTCAACAAGGTACTCTTGCACAGTCAATTAAAGATGCAGCAGCAAGATATGAGACAACAAAGGTTGAACAGCCACAACAAGCGGCTCAACAAAGAAGTCACCAAGAAGCAGCATCAACAAATAGAGCAAAGTCTATTGCTGAAAAACTTGGATTCATTAATTTTGATGAAGATGAGCTAGATACTCCATCATTTCTAAGAAAAGATGAAGGAAACTCACACAAGAACGCAGAATACTAA